One window from the genome of Oryctolagus cuniculus chromosome 1, mOryCun1.1, whole genome shotgun sequence encodes:
- the HRAS gene encoding GTPase HRas has translation MTEYKLVVVGAGGVGKSALTIQLIQNHFVDEYDPTIEDSYRKQVVIDGETCLLDILDTAGQEEYSAMRDQYMRTGEGFLCVFAINNTKSFEDIHQYREQIKRVKDSDDVPMVLVGNKCDLAARTVESRQAQDLARSYGVPYIETSAKTRQGVEDAFYTLVREIRQHKLRKLNPPDESGRGCLSCKCVLS, from the exons ATGACGGAGTATAAGCTGGTGGTGGTGGGCGCCGGCGGTGTAGGCAAGAGCGCACTGACCATCCAGCTGATCCAGAACCACTTCGTGGACGAATATGACCCCACCATCGAG GACTCGTACCGGAAGCAGGTGGTCATCGACGGGGAGACGTGCCTGCTGGACATCCTGGACACGGCGGGCCAGGAGGAGTACAGCGCCATGCGGGACCAGTACATGCGCACGGGCGAGGGCTTCCTCTGCGTGTTCGCCATCAACAACACCAAGTCCTTCGAGGACATCCACCAGTACAG GGAGCAGATCAAGCGGGTGAAAGACTCGGACGACGTGCCCATGGTGCTGGTGGGGAACAAGTGCGACCTGGCGGCGCGCACCGTGGAGTCCCGGCAGGCGCAGGACCTGGCCCGCAGCTACGGCGTCCCCTATATCGAGACCTCGGCCAAGACGCGGCAG GGCGTGGAGGACGCGTTCTACACGCTGGTGCGGGAGATCCGGCAGCATAAGCTGCGGAAGCTGAACCCGCCCGACGAGAGCGGCCGCGGCTGTCTGAGCTGCAAGTGTGTGCTGTCCTGA